The stretch of DNA AATAAAGCAATTTGGTCCCCAAAATTATTAACACTCTAATACTAAACAACTTCAATGGATAGTGTCCTAATGTTAGGAGCAAAATCTCTGGCACGACTAGATAATTAGTTGAGCATGTTAACAGCCAATTTACCCTGTATAAATAGTAAATATTGTACAATGATGAAGATAATCCAATTATGGCATATCCCATGAATCAAATTTAATGTTCAATTATCTTTTAATATTTAGTCATTTACTCGCATCATTGACAACATTCTTTTGCAGCTATCTTAGCTTCTACCTTAATCAAATATTACTATAAGTCCACTTTCTAAGATAAAGCTTTTATTAGAAACTTGTTAGCTAAGATAATTTCTTGAGTAAACATGGGAACCTTCAAAGGAAAAGAAGAGTCTCCTTCTCCACGCTAATTGCTTGATTAAAAATTGGGAATCATGTGAAAGTGAAGGGTTAGACTACTTGTATATCCAGTCCAATCTTTCAACTGAACAAACATATTAAAAAATACCAGTTggcaaaattttatattttggcGGAAAAATAAGACACCTAATGAAAGCAAAAAGAGATATATGTAATAAGATAAGACAATGAGAAACTTACGGAAGGAGAGAAAGATAAATAAAGAGCTTATCAAGTTTTGATATCAAACCTTTGCGTCAGTACTAAATCCTTTAGCGAACTTTCTCTGAACATAAATGTTGGCCATCATGAACGGTAGCATGGCTAAGATAATAAGAGACAATAACCAACTTGCTCGAAAAGCAATCACTATCCCTACAATTGCAGCTGCAAGATCTTTAGTTATTTTCGCCAATATGTCTCCCACAAGAACTCGAACAAGAGCTGCATCAGCAGAGAGCTTTGTGGCTATCCCTCCAACTGAGTTCTCTGGCTCATCGAACCAACCAATTTCCATGTGGACAACTTTTTGAAAGCACATCGATCTAATTCGTTGGATCAACTTACAACCAGCCACGGTAAAAAATAGTGTCTCTAATGGAGATGAAATCAGTAATATTGTTGCAATAACCACAATCATGAGTGCCCAAAATTGTGAATCTTTCTTTAGTTCATCTGGTGGCTCATAAAATGATTTAAGTATGTTGGATAATACTAACCCAAAAGCAGGGAAGGCGGAACCAGAAATTGTGGCAACTACTGCTCCCACAAGAAGAATAGGAACCTCGGGCTTATTCAGATATGCAAGACGAGTAACAGGAGCTTTATCGAGCTTTTTAGATACTTTTAAATTAGTATCTGAATTTCTTAGCAATCTAGTAACGGGAATTTCTTCAATAGCTGTAGTATCATAATTATTTATGGATTCTGGTCTTGACTCAGTAGAAAGATGTTGTGGATCATCGAGGCATATTTGCTCTTTTGCTTGATTTACTTCTTGGAAGCGAATAAGTCGCGAGTATGTTCCCTCAGGATCTTTCAGTAGCTCAAAGTGTTTGCCTGAGATATATAATGACATTTAGCATTCAGTCTCCAAAAATGTTAGAGAACATTGGGTAGGGTAGCTATATATGTTACACATGGAAAAAGATCTGTGCAATTTTCTCAGGTGTAACAGATAAGTAGGAAATCTTTTTAAAAGCATCAACTCATTCAGCAGTGCTTCAACCACTtactaataaaaataattaagcaAGATAATATGCATTCAGAAATGGTCTTTGTGGCTTTCCCTTTTAGGAAAAATATGTATACACGTGAAAGTAAGTTTTCATTATATGTTAACTGTTGAAGAAACCATACATATTTGTTTATACCTTCCTCAACAACTATGCCTTGATGAATGACAGCAATATTATCAGCATTCCTCACTGTACTGAGGCGATGTGCAACTATTATGGTTGTTCTATCAACCATAATTTTGTCGAGTGCTTCTTGTACAGCTCTCTCTGACTCAGCATCTAGGGCACTTGTTGCCTCGTCTAGAAGTAAAATGCGAGGGTCCTTCAGAATTGCCCTAGCTATAGCAATTCTCTGCTTTTGTCCACCAGAGAGTTGAGTTCCACGTTCACCAACCTTTGTCTCTATTCCCTACAAGCAAAATCATTCAATTCAACAAAATCCTTATACAGTAATTTTAATCAAGACAAACAAAAACATATTAAAAAATATGAACCTGGGGTAGGCTGTTAATAAATTTAGTTGCATTTGCTATCTCAATTGCTGCTTCAATTTCTTCTTTGGTAGCTCCATCTTTCCCATATGCAACATTTTCCTTGATGCTAGTTGAGAACAAAGTAGGTTCTTGACTTACTAGAGCAATTTTCTGTCTAATCCACTTAACTTGGAACTCTTTGAGATTAAGTCCGTCTATAAAAATTTCACCTGATTGTGGATCATAGAATCTCTCAATTAAACTAATAACTGTGGACTTCCCGCTTCCGCTTTCACCAACCAAAGCAGCAGATTTTCCACTAGGGATTAACAATGAAAACCCGTTGAGTACTCTTTCTGTTGGTCTACTTGGATAGCTAAAACAAACATCCTTCATCGATATATCTCCACGGATGTCATCCAAAATAACCCCAATATTATTGTACGCATCAATCTCTGGATTTCTGTTTATAGTCTCAAACATCTTGAAAGCAGCAGCTTGCCCTGCTGTAAATGCAGCTAAGCAAGGAGATATCTCACCTATTGACCTACAAAATAGTTTTTGCAATTGTGTAGATAATGACCACATTAGAGCtcttaaacttgaaagcatgttcGAAGCTACTGCAGATTCATCGACAAAATACTCACGTTGAAGCAGATAATACAGCTAGAGTTACACTCAACACCGAACCTCCTGTATAACCTTTCTCCAGGATCATCTTTCCACCATACCAGAAAGCCAAAGCATAATTGCAGAAAAGAATAAAATTGGCTGATCCCAAGCCTAAGCCACTTGCAAGTCCTTCATGTACACCAGATCTGTATGCCTTCTGTAAGGACTTATTGTACTCCTCGAGAGCCAGCTTTTCCCCTGTGAATGATGCAACCTATACAACATGCAGAGTGGATTTCATCCAAAAGTTATAAAAAGTATATGATCCCTGGCATTTTCCTCAATGAGATTCCAGAAAGTAATAACCCCAGAAAGAATCAATTTTCAGTATTCATGTACGATTAGCACAATGTTTGTAAACTTTATTTAGATTGTGCGTAATATTTCGGAACATGTATTGCGTTCCAGATAGGTTTTTATCCCACGTCTTTCTTATTTCTCTCTTTATTTTATCTAGATTTTTATGTGTTTAAAATGTTCTAAATGTTATATGCTTCTTTCCGCAATTAATTTTGGTCATTTGCTTAACGCTTTCTGTGTTCTACAACTCATCATGTTTAAATTAAATATAAGATGTTTTAGTTGGTTCCCTAGGAAAATGAAGGAATCAAACAGAAGGGGGGGGGCTTCCAAAGGAGGAAAAGCAAAGATAGGTAAGTTAATCCTAAAGCTGCTAAATCATGTGGAAATTCGGAAACTAATAAAGCATtaagttaaaatatttaaatgaCAGGAAAATAATTATGGACAATAAACACACATAAGCAGAGAGAGAATAAACATTAAGTTATAAGGTTAAATTTAGTCTTACTGTtctgatggaaccaattgttcgCTCAACCACATTAGCTGCTTTAGAATAAGCTTTTTGTGAATGAGAAGCCTTTCTAGACATGAACAAGAACATGACACCAACAACTATTGCCAGTGGAATAATGGGTGAAACCATAACAAGTGCTAGAAGCCACCCCTTGATGAAGGCAATAACAAATCCTCCTATAAACATTGCCACACACCTTATGAACCTACCCACCTGAGCATAAGCAAAAGTTGGAAGCAAGATAAAAAAGAAAACAGAGAGAGTTAGAGAGAATTTTATAATATAGGTCTAATTATATATGCAAAATTTAAGTTGCAATCACAAGACATTTCTTGTATAATTTCAACCGCACTATTTTTTGTCCAATACGGATCTTGGAATTATTCAAACTTTTTTTCTTATAAACAAAAATGATCAGAGTATTTATGGTCGTACCTTCTCGCCCATAGCATCTTGTATGATAAAAATGTCACCAGACAATTTCCCCATAACTTCCCCTGTATTTACTTCCTTATCGAAGAAAGTAACATCTTGTCGCAGAATACTTTTTAAGTACAACACCCTTAGTCTGGCAGCTTGTCGCTCCGCAGTCACCGTCCAACAAGCCACCTCTAGCAAACAATTAGCACAATTTTTAGGAACTTTTGCATTTCAAATATATTACACCTTTCATGTATCTTTGTTAGTTTGACTTACGAAAAAATGCTGCTACACCTGAAGCGATTGCCACGTATACAAGTTTTAATGACACCTGAAAAACAACCATTGTATTCAGAAATCATCTATTTGGACTGGGTTGATTCAGAAATCAAAGAACCAGACACATTTGAACTTGCTACAAGTTACTCCATATTTAATAAGCTAGGAAATAGCAAAGGATAGGACTAGCCAACTGGAATAATATCTATCGACTCAATTATCTTCTCATCAGAGAGATTGGATCACATCATACAATGCTGAAAACTTATGTCAAAATGGTAGCACGGAGAGAACCACAATCACATCATGCTAAACTGTGACAAAAGTAGCAATAACGATCTTGCCAAAAGTAAAAGGGGAGGAAAATAGGGGGATGCAAAATAAACTTTGAGCAAATTCTTTTCTGCTCCGATTACCCTCTCAGTTTCTTATTAGTGAAGTAGATTCCCGATATATACTTAGTGATCCACAGTGCTCATGCATGCCTTACTAATTGAATATTAAATAATGGCGACTGTTTCATCTGTCCATTACCAGGATGTTGTCGACCCGAAACGAAATATTTGATTGAATTTTGACCCTCAAAAAATGGATACAGTCACGGCACCTACAGGATCCACTGGACAAACAGCTGGTGGACCTGCAAATGAAGGAAAGGTGTCTGAGGAGATCGCCGCTTCCATTGAGGAGCAGAGCGCCGCCGCGCTCCTCCCTGTCCCGCACACCACTCGCATGTCATCCGCCACCGTGATGATCCTCCAATTACACTTTTCTcgcttttatttttgttttctatAGTGAAAATtgtcaaaagttttttttttttttttagtctgAATATGCGTACATATTTGAATATCAAAATGTgcattaaaattaaaaaatctgAATACATATCTCAATACTAAGATGTGTATTGAGATTTGAATAGTAAATGATTAAGATTGTTTATTTTTTAACAtatgaatgtataaaatttatctttatttgaaaattaataaacataaaattcaaataaaatactaattaatctaatattctatcaataaaatatatatatttaaaaatatgatAGTTAGTGGTGGTGATGGCTAACCGTGGTACTTGTGAATGCCGACTACATGCGGTGATTGGTGGTGAttttggttgatggtggtggttctgAGTAGAAGCTAATGGTAATTGGTAATGATGTCGATTATGGTTGAGAATGGTGGTGGTAGGTGGTAATAATTAATAATGGTAGTTGGTGGTGGTGATTgtagttgtgattgaggaaggtggtggtagtttataatggtGGGCGGTGCCGACTAtggttgttgatgatgatggggtGGTTAGCTGTTGTAGTTGAGGTAAATGAGTTTGTGGTTATGATTGAGAATGATGGTGGTAGGGGTAGGGGGATTCTGGGTGGTGGTTGTCGATAATGGTGGCGGCTATGAttaagaaggaggaggaggaggtggtggtggtggtggtggttgagTATGGTGGTTATGGGTGGCACGGTaatagttgataatggtaggaGGTGGTGGCAATTAATAATGAATATTGATAAtaacatcttaatgaaattaagtctttgctatagatcttaatcatacagaCATATTAAGACCCATTAAGTGGTtatgaagtaaaaaaaaataaacaaacttaatgattaagatcttaatgattaagattcagactttaaaaacaaacacacttaatgtctaagatctgaatgattaagattcagactcccattaagtgcaaacaaatgaggcctagtgggcgtttggacataagaagtGTAAAATTTCAGAAAAAAGTGAAATTGTTTTCCaaggaaaatggtatttgaaaactagagttgtgtttgaacatgaatataattttgggttgttttgaaagttttgtgagtgatctgagtgaaaattttgaaaaacagctttctggagtttttcaaattttgaaaaattctaaaatttattttcaagtgagaatttgaaaatttatggccaaatacTGATTTcagaaaaaagtgaaattttcgaaaaaaagtgaaagttttcttatgtccaaacatgCTCAAGAGTGTTTTTTTGGTAGAATTTGCATTGCTGAGAATTTACAAGTCTTCAATTTATAGGCATGGCGTTATGAGCCGGTTGTTGAAAATTACTTGATCAATCTCA from Nicotiana tomentosiformis chromosome 11, ASM39032v3, whole genome shotgun sequence encodes:
- the LOC104090978 gene encoding ABC transporter B family member 21-like isoform X1: MGKLSGDIFIIQDAMGEKVGRFIRCVAMFIGGFVIAFIKGWLLALVMVSPIIPLAIVVGVMFLFMSRKASHSQKAYSKAANVVERTIGSIRTVASFTGEKLALEEYNKSLQKAYRSGVHEGLASGLGLGSANFILFCNYALAFWYGGKMILEKGYTGGSVLSVTLAVLSASTSIGEISPCLAAFTAGQAAAFKMFETINRNPEIDAYNNIGVILDDIRGDISMKDVCFSYPSRPTERVLNGFSLLIPSGKSAALVGESGSGKSTVISLIERFYDPQSGEIFIDGLNLKEFQVKWIRQKIALVSQEPTLFSTSIKENVAYGKDGATKEEIEAAIEIANATKFINSLPQGIETKVGERGTQLSGGQKQRIAIARAILKDPRILLLDEATSALDAESERAVQEALDKIMVDRTTIIVAHRLSTVRNADNIAVIHQGIVVEEGKHFELLKDPEGTYSRLIRFQEVNQAKEQICLDDPQHLSTESRPESINNYDTTAIEEIPVTRLLRNSDTNLKVSKKLDKAPVTRLAYLNKPEVPILLVGAVVATISGSAFPAFGLVLSNILKSFYEPPDELKKDSQFWALMIVVIATILLISSPLETLFFTVAGCKLIQRIRSMCFQKVVHMEIGWFDEPENSVGGIATKLSADAALVRVLVGDILAKITKDLAAAIVGIVIAFRASWLLSLIILAMLPFMMANIYVQRKFAKGFSTDAKKLYEQASQVANDAVGNIRTVASFCVEEKVVELYKKESESPIMTGTGKGLISGISYAIASSLLFFVYAASGYAGARLVQDGKIATSDTFRVFLAVYLTAMVISQSSFFFNDLKKARGAAASIIAILDRKSKIDSSNEDGLSLDQSKGVIEFKEICFAYPTRPNIQVLHGFNLTILSGQTIALVGESGCGKSTVISVLQRYYDFNSGRIMLDGIDIKNFNLKWLRHQMGLVSQEPVLFNDTIRANIMYGKDGDATEGELVAAAKLANAHKFICGLQQGYDTIVGERGVQLSGGQKQRVAIARAIVKNPKILLLDEATSALDAESERIVQMALDQIMVNRTTIIVAHRLSTIKGADLVCVMENGTIIEEGNHETLICNEDGHYASLFKLNVGSLS
- the LOC104090978 gene encoding ABC transporter B family member 21-like isoform X2, whose amino-acid sequence is MGKLSGDIFIIQDAMGEKVASFTGEKLALEEYNKSLQKAYRSGVHEGLASGLGLGSANFILFCNYALAFWYGGKMILEKGYTGGSVLSVTLAVLSASTSIGEISPCLAAFTAGQAAAFKMFETINRNPEIDAYNNIGVILDDIRGDISMKDVCFSYPSRPTERVLNGFSLLIPSGKSAALVGESGSGKSTVISLIERFYDPQSGEIFIDGLNLKEFQVKWIRQKIALVSQEPTLFSTSIKENVAYGKDGATKEEIEAAIEIANATKFINSLPQGIETKVGERGTQLSGGQKQRIAIARAILKDPRILLLDEATSALDAESERAVQEALDKIMVDRTTIIVAHRLSTVRNADNIAVIHQGIVVEEGKHFELLKDPEGTYSRLIRFQEVNQAKEQICLDDPQHLSTESRPESINNYDTTAIEEIPVTRLLRNSDTNLKVSKKLDKAPVTRLAYLNKPEVPILLVGAVVATISGSAFPAFGLVLSNILKSFYEPPDELKKDSQFWALMIVVIATILLISSPLETLFFTVAGCKLIQRIRSMCFQKVVHMEIGWFDEPENSVGGIATKLSADAALVRVLVGDILAKITKDLAAAIVGIVIAFRASWLLSLIILAMLPFMMANIYVQRKFAKGFSTDAKKLYEQASQVANDAVGNIRTVASFCVEEKVVELYKKESESPIMTGTGKGLISGISYAIASSLLFFVYAASGYAGARLVQDGKIATSDTFRVFLAVYLTAMVISQSSFFFNDLKKARGAAASIIAILDRKSKIDSSNEDGLSLDQSKGVIEFKEICFAYPTRPNIQVLHGFNLTILSGQTIALVGESGCGKSTVISVLQRYYDFNSGRIMLDGIDIKNFNLKWLRHQMGLVSQEPVLFNDTIRANIMYGKDGDATEGELVAAAKLANAHKFICGLQQGYDTIVGERGVQLSGGQKQRVAIARAIVKNPKILLLDEATSALDAESERIVQMALDQIMVNRTTIIVAHRLSTIKGADLVCVMENGTIIEEGNHETLICNEDGHYASLFKLNVGSLS